In the Populus trichocarpa isolate Nisqually-1 chromosome 8, P.trichocarpa_v4.1, whole genome shotgun sequence genome, tactgtggattgctgcaatgtttttccacatagtttttctattttatttctttatttttcaaaattatattttttgattttttttaatatgaagctgattgagaatttagttttgtaattttttttctttaaaacattgtttattgctacagtgtttctccgcatggtttttttttatgattttctccgaaattatctttttttcttttattttttaatattagactgattaaaaattacagttacaatatgtgaggaaaacattttaactttcctcgaaaattactgtttgttgctacagtgtttttttccacatggtttttttctgtttttgttatgttttttcctaaaattatatttgtcaattttattttttaaatattaagctggttaagaattgcaattacaagtaaatacaagtttttcctaaaaaaacactatggtttgatacagtttttcctcacatggtttttttccagtttcttttgtgttttttttttgtaatatttttttccaaaatcatttttgtcgattttatttttttaaatattgaattggttaaaatttaactttgtaataaagcttaatcatgtggggaaagtattgtagctttgctcataaaacattgtggattgctacagtgtctctccgcatagttttttttttgttataattttttccaaattatctttttcaattttatttttttaatattgagttgtttgtgaattacaattacaagtcattacaaataaggctaaatcatgtggggaagcactgtagctttcatcacaaaacactgtgaattgctacaatatttccaacatgatttttttctctttttttggtgtttgttttgttattttttttctaaaattatctctgttgattttattttttaatattgagccgattaagaatttagttttgttattgttttctttaaaacattgtgaattgttgcagtgtttttccatgtgatttttttatgatttttttcaaaattatctttgtccaattttttttttaatattgagttggttaagaattataattacaataaagctaaatcatatgaggaaaacgttgtagtttttctcacaaaacactgtgaattgctacaatatttctctaaatagttttatagtttattttattgagaaaaacactatagttttcctcacaaaacattgtcaattgctgcaacgttttttttcatgggtttttttccttccaaaattatctttgttggtttttttttttaatattaagttggtagagaatttagctttgtattgttttttgctttttattaactgaaaagctaaatcatgtggcgaaagcactgtatctttccttacaaaacactgtagattgctacaaatcattttgttcagtctcgaagtttttgatcaccaacacaactttttttttcgtcatgaaatatttgttccatcatacttttaatttctattatttatctAGCGatgattcataattataacactataaagtgcatttgttttataaacccgCGGCAGCACGCGGACAAATCATCTCGTACATTCTAAAACAACATCAACACACGCACAAACACACGTCAAGACTGCTAGCACCGGTTTTCGTAATTTTTCCGGCCAAATCAGTCGCAACCACATCAGTTCGTTGCAACAACTTTgcttgtctgttttttttttgcttaaaaaccAGCGAATTCtgaaatagtttttaaatattctacaaacatttttttgttcGCATCTAGTTTATTTTATCAAACTATATCAGAGTTTTGGAAACAAAAGTGACATTTTCAAGAAATAGCTCAATCAGATGTTGTAATATtcaataagaattaattttttgaatccCCGACTAAAATATAATGTGTAAAAAATTATGGCCCGCATGACAAATGACTCATCAAAGCACCAAACATTTCGAGTGGCCCGTAAAAATGCAAGATGACCCAATCCCTAAGCACAGCACAGCACACCACCCACTCACCATGACGCATCAATCCACGGGCCCGAACAACTCTTCGCTTCAATTCCCAAAACAACCCTTATCGAAACCACCGTCTCCCAAAGCATATTCCAGATAGATCCGAGGCTAAAATAGTAAATCAATTTCCCACAGATTTATAGCACCTTGTTTGATCCGCTaccataaataaaaagtcaaaaaatttaaaacaaaatccgCAACtgaaaaccaaaactaaaaaatcaaaagccgTTCTCTTCTACTTCGATCAGTACTCCACGATCTACAATGGCCAGGAAGTTCTTTGTTGGCGGAAACTGGAAATGCGTGAGTCCCATTTTCTTCCATACTTTACTTGATATTCTGTTAtttatattgttgattttttttttggtcctgGATGCAGAATGGAACCAGCGAAGAAGTGAAGAAGATAGTGTCAGCCCTCAACAATTCCCAAGTACCTTCATCTGATGTTGTTGGTAAGTGTATGCTCCTTACTCTTGCTCTGGTTTACGCAAATCGCATCAACAAAAACACTTGGGGTATTCTTAACCATGATCTGTTTGGATATTGGTACGATCTTCTTCTACAGAGGTTGTTGTAAGCCCTCCATTTGTGTTTCTCCCTCTGGTGAAAAGTACGTTGAGGCCTGATTTTCATGTCGCGGCTCAAAATTGTTGGGTTAAGAAAGGAGGTGCTTTCACCGGTGAAGTCAGGTATTCTTAAGCTTGATGCAAATAATTTCTACTAGCTGCAACATGTCgtctttttcgtttttttacTGGTTTAAATCTTTCTGCGGGATTTGAATGTCTAAATGCTGAAGCTGATGTGTGCAGTGCCGAGATGCTTGTGAATCTGGATATTCCCTGGGTCATTCTTGGTCACTCCGAAAGGAGAAGTCTCCTAAATGAATCAAATGAGGTAAGTTGTGTTACATGGCATAGTAAACACTTATCTCTGGATAATTCCTATTGCCAATACTTCTGAAGATGCTTATTTTTGTGATAACTAAATCATGTAGTAACTTCCCATTCTGGGTGTGTTTCCTTTAGTTTGTGGGGGATAAGGTTGCATATGCACTATCTCAAGGGTTGAAGGTGATAGCTTGTGTTGGTGAGACTCTTGAGCAGCGGGAAGCAGGATCTACCGTGGAGGTTGTTGCTGCACAAACCAAAGCAATTGCAGGTATTCTATTGATAgtatccttaaaaaaattattttgtggtTCTACGATGTTGTACATGATTGTGTAAATATTCCGCGTAAGAAGTTTCTGGCCTTTATATGGCGGTGAAACATTGTTGATTAAGTTAATCTGTTGCTAGTCGGGTATGCAGAATCATTGTTTTCTTATCAATTGAAATATCGTACTCTAGTTTACAGTGATGCAATGTTCTTTGTTTACAGTGATCACTTGCTCACACACTTTAGATGAACTTGAATTCAACTCCGTCTCTTTCTCCTAGTTCCAATTCTGCAATGCACCTTCAAAACAACGTTCAGAGAACTTGTATTTATCATAcagttaattgaattttgatcacAATTTGATCATATCAAGGGGCTCCATATGTGCATACCTTTTTCAGTACATCTGTTCATTAATTTGGAACATATCACCATGTTGATTCTTTTATATGTCTTGCAACCTTCACAGTGTCTTAACTGTAACGAGTTTTGGAGTGCCATGATTTTCAACTTTGCTTTTATTGCAGCGCGAGTATCAAACTGGGCTGATGTTGTCTTGGCCTATGAGCCTGTGTGGGCTATTGGAACAGGGAAGGTTGCAACTCCTGCTCAGGCACAGGAGGTAAGTGCAAACCTGGTTTTCTTGATGCAGATTATGCTCATTATATGCACCAAGCTGTCCACAAAGTACAAAAACCAGGGCATCGAACACCTATTGATTATTTCCTGTACCGCAATAATTCAGATTGCGCTATTAAATTGAGCATAAGGACATAGAAAGTGGTTGGCGGAGTTTGTTTTCTAGGGAAATGGCTTGAATGGAAATcgattaggatttctgttttgtAAGTTCAGAAAATGATAACAATCAAGTCTCTTCTTTGCAAATCCTACATTTGGGTATACAGAGTACTAAGATAAGAAAACTTTGTTTGCTTCAAACTCAAAATCTTTTAGCTTCTATGAACTTTCAATCTCATAGTATTAGCTCATTTATAGCAGACAAATGGTGTTTTTGCCCcataattgttaaatttttttctaactgcCCACTTTCTCAGGTTATTTCCTGCATGTTAGACACCAGTTAATCTGTGATCGTGTCTGGTTTGTTGATTTCCCATGATTAGTTTCTTGAAACTCTGGCTTATTAATCTAATAGGTGCATTATGAACTGAGGAAATGGCTTCAAGAAAATACCAGCCCTGAAGTTGCTGCGACAACCAGGATTATTTATGGAGGTATCTTCATTTGTTAATGCTACTTCCAATCTGTCTATTTTCTTGATTGCTTTTTATCGTTTCTTGTTGATCTGTTAATAAATCTTTCAcatcttttgaaaataaagaaaaccaacTTTACCCATTAAATAACTCATTCTGTAACATGAGGTAGATGCTTGCATAAAATACTGAGAAGTGAATGTGCTATGGCCTCATTTTTCTTGAACACAAACACAATGAAACATGCTTAGGGAAGCATAAGGGGTTATACCTTGCTTGGTCCAGATGGATCGATATTCAGCCCTTGATCTATCTGATCGTACCATTGGCACCATTGCAATACTCTGGGAATTGATTGGACCTGAAGCTTTTGCAAGGCTGAGCGCACTGCACCACCTTGTTTGCATCTAGATAAAGAAGATATTGTAGTGTTGTGAACAATGTCTGAAAAGCTAACGTGCCTTTTCTCTTACTGCTGGCTTATTTTTGCTTTCATTCTGGTTTCTTAATGGGAGTTTACAAAACAGTGTTTATTTTCCCCCCCAATTTTCCTTCTATGTTTGCTTAAATTTGTGCCTGATTCAGGGTCGGTTAGTGGTGCAAACTGCAAGGAATTGGCAGCAAAACCTGATGTTGATGGCTTTTTGGTTGGTGGTGCTTCTCTAAAGGTAGTGCTAATTACTAGTTATATAACATATCTCGTTGAAGTTTACTTGTCTTGTCCCTACCGGTTGATTTCCCTGACACTTTCCTTTCATTGTGCTGCCGTCATTAGCCTGAGTTCAATGACATTATCAAGTCTGCTGAAGTGAAGAAAAGTGCTTGATTTGGAACCGGGCATGGT is a window encoding:
- the LOC7487962 gene encoding triosephosphate isomerase, cytosolic — encoded protein: MARKFFVGGNWKCNGTSEEVKKIVSALNNSQVPSSDVVEVVVSPPFVFLPLVKSTLRPDFHVAAQNCWVKKGGAFTGEVSAEMLVNLDIPWVILGHSERRSLLNESNEFVGDKVAYALSQGLKVIACVGETLEQREAGSTVEVVAAQTKAIAARVSNWADVVLAYEPVWAIGTGKVATPAQAQEVHYELRKWLQENTSPEVAATTRIIYGGSVSGANCKELAAKPDVDGFLVGGASLKPEFNDIIKSAEVKKSA